Proteins found in one Rhodovulum sp. MB263 genomic segment:
- a CDS encoding ABC transporter substrate-binding protein, translated as MLATISRRGVLTGTAALLGSTALPRRARAAAPGGRLIVAADSEPRQLNPAIVASNGVFFITSKVIEPLAEASYGPGGLRPLLATGWEGSEDGHSVTFTLREGVLWHDGTPFSSADVAFSAMEVWKPLQNIGRALFANLEAVETPDALTAIFRFSQPMPLQLIANALPVVSSVLPKHLYEGTDIATNPTNAAPIGTGPFRWGAHRPGEYYLLRGNDSYWDKGLPLLDEIVYRVLPDRAAAASSLEAGEVHLAAFSAVPLSDLDRIARVPGLEVVTKGYEALTYQLTIEINHRTEALSKLKVRQAIAHAIDRDFVLKTIFLGYAEAATGPVPANDPTFYTPDVATYPFDIATARALLDEAGYPEGPDGTRLRLRLLPAPYFSETRQFGDYLRQALAAIGIDARIEPHDAAGHIRAVYTDHAFDLAIAPTVFRADPAISTTILLRSGMPPGVPFSNQGGYADAGIDAVIDEALVTLDPAARVALYRKLQRLVAADLPIINVADWSFTSVVSDRVTGIATNPRWVVSNWADTGLSQ; from the coding sequence ATGCTTGCCACGATTTCCCGCCGCGGCGTCCTGACCGGTACGGCCGCCCTGCTTGGCTCGACCGCCCTGCCTCGCCGCGCGCGCGCGGCCGCCCCGGGCGGGCGCCTGATCGTCGCCGCCGACAGCGAGCCGCGCCAGCTCAACCCGGCCATCGTCGCCTCGAACGGGGTCTTCTTCATAACCTCGAAGGTGATCGAGCCGCTGGCCGAGGCCAGCTACGGGCCCGGCGGGCTGAGACCGCTTCTGGCGACCGGCTGGGAGGGCTCGGAGGACGGGCACAGCGTCACATTCACCCTGCGCGAGGGCGTTCTGTGGCATGACGGCACGCCCTTCAGCTCGGCCGATGTCGCCTTCTCGGCGATGGAGGTCTGGAAGCCTCTGCAGAATATCGGCCGCGCGCTCTTCGCCAATCTCGAGGCGGTCGAGACCCCCGACGCGCTGACCGCCATCTTCCGCTTCTCGCAGCCGATGCCGCTGCAACTGATCGCCAATGCGCTGCCGGTGGTCTCGTCGGTGCTGCCGAAACATCTCTACGAGGGCACCGACATCGCCACCAACCCGACCAATGCGGCGCCCATCGGAACCGGCCCGTTCCGATGGGGCGCGCACCGGCCCGGCGAATATTACCTGCTGCGCGGAAACGACAGCTACTGGGACAAGGGCCTGCCGCTGCTGGACGAGATCGTCTACCGGGTGTTGCCCGACCGCGCCGCGGCGGCCAGTTCGCTCGAGGCGGGCGAGGTTCATCTTGCGGCCTTCTCGGCGGTGCCCCTGTCCGATCTCGACCGGATCGCCCGGGTGCCGGGGCTCGAGGTCGTGACCAAAGGCTACGAGGCGCTGACCTATCAGCTGACGATCGAGATCAACCACCGCACCGAGGCGCTGTCGAAGCTCAAGGTCCGGCAGGCCATCGCCCATGCCATCGACCGGGACTTCGTGCTGAAGACGATCTTTCTCGGCTATGCCGAGGCCGCCACCGGGCCGGTCCCGGCCAATGATCCCACTTTCTACACCCCCGATGTCGCCACCTACCCGTTCGACATCGCGACCGCCAGGGCGCTGCTGGACGAGGCGGGCTATCCCGAGGGCCCCGATGGCACGAGACTTCGCCTGCGGCTGCTGCCCGCGCCCTATTTCTCGGAGACACGCCAGTTCGGCGACTACCTGCGTCAGGCACTGGCCGCCATCGGCATCGATGCCCGGATCGAGCCCCATGACGCGGCCGGCCATATCCGGGCGGTCTATACCGATCACGCCTTCGACCTGGCCATCGCCCCCACCGTCTTCCGCGCCGATCCGGCGATCTCGACCACCATCCTCCTGCGCTCGGGCATGCCGCCGGGCGTGCCTTTCTCGAACCAGGGCGGCTATGCCGATGCCGGGATCGACGCGGTGATCGACGAGGCGCTGGTGACGCTCGACCCCGCCGCCCGCGTGGCGCTTTACAGGAAGCTCCAGAGACTGGTCGCGGCCGATCTGCCGATCATCAATGTCGCCGACTGGAGCTTCACCTCGGTGGTCTCGGACCGGGTGACCGGCATCGCCACCAATCCGCGCTGGGTAGTGTCGAACTGGGCGGATACCGGCCTGTCGCAATGA
- the ade gene encoding adenine deaminase, producing MVQPLSDLIAQGRGLVPADLVLRGGQVLDLVTGETVPGDVAICGETIVGIGSAYEGREVLDVSGLTLVPGFIDTHLHIESSLVTPLEFDRCVCPRGVTTAICDPHEIANVIGVAGIEYFLQAATRTVMDIRVNLSSCVPSTDMETAGARIGAAELLALRDHPKVIGLAEMMNYPGVLMQDPGVLAKIEAFRGGHIDGHAPLLSGKDLNAYIAAGIRTEHEATSAAEAREKLQKGLRVLIREGSVSKDMVALAPLLSERTSPYMCLCTDDRNPLDIAEEGHLDHMIRWMIGQGTPVLAAYRAASLSAAEAFGLKDRGQIAPGKRADIVALEDLADCRARLVLAGGRVASAGAFAAREDVAPVGRGSVRAPEVTAASFRATSNAAETHVIGILPGKILTEHLIEEVPPEGGEKRADPGRDLAKVAVVERHGKNGNIAVGFVRGFGLQRGAIASTVCHDHHNIVAVGVSEADMALAATRLSEIEGGFVVAEGGKVLAELALPVAGLMSLETFETVEARLKALRAAAKRLGVVLDEPFLQLAFIALPVIPALKITDRGLVDVETFEIIG from the coding sequence ATGGTTCAGCCGCTTTCCGATCTGATCGCCCAGGGGCGCGGGCTTGTTCCGGCCGATCTGGTGCTGAGGGGCGGGCAGGTTCTCGATCTGGTGACGGGCGAGACGGTGCCGGGCGATGTCGCGATCTGCGGCGAGACCATCGTCGGCATCGGCAGTGCCTATGAGGGGCGCGAGGTCCTCGACGTCTCGGGGCTGACGCTGGTGCCGGGCTTCATCGACACCCATCTCCATATCGAAAGCTCTCTGGTGACGCCCCTGGAATTCGACCGCTGCGTCTGTCCGCGCGGCGTGACCACGGCGATCTGCGACCCGCATGAGATCGCCAATGTGATCGGGGTCGCGGGCATCGAGTATTTCCTTCAGGCCGCGACCCGCACGGTGATGGATATCCGGGTGAACCTGTCCTCCTGCGTGCCCTCGACCGATATGGAGACCGCGGGCGCGCGGATCGGGGCGGCGGAGTTGCTGGCGCTCCGGGATCACCCCAAGGTCATCGGACTGGCCGAGATGATGAACTATCCGGGCGTTCTGATGCAGGATCCGGGCGTTCTGGCCAAGATCGAGGCGTTTCGCGGCGGTCATATCGACGGCCATGCGCCGCTTTTGTCGGGCAAGGATCTGAATGCCTATATCGCGGCGGGCATCCGCACCGAGCATGAGGCGACGAGTGCCGCCGAGGCCCGCGAGAAGCTGCAGAAGGGGCTGCGGGTGCTGATCCGCGAAGGGTCTGTCTCGAAGGACATGGTGGCGCTGGCGCCACTGCTGAGCGAGCGGACCTCGCCCTATATGTGCCTTTGCACCGACGACCGGAACCCTCTGGATATCGCCGAGGAGGGCCATCTCGATCACATGATCCGCTGGATGATCGGGCAGGGCACGCCGGTGCTGGCGGCCTACCGGGCGGCGTCTCTGTCGGCGGCCGAGGCCTTCGGTCTGAAGGATCGCGGCCAGATCGCGCCGGGCAAGCGTGCCGATATCGTGGCGCTGGAGGATCTCGCGGATTGCCGCGCGCGGCTGGTGCTGGCGGGCGGGCGGGTGGCCTCGGCCGGGGCCTTCGCCGCGCGCGAGGATGTGGCGCCGGTCGGGCGGGGCTCCGTCAGGGCGCCGGAGGTGACGGCCGCCAGTTTCCGGGCCACCTCGAATGCCGCCGAGACCCATGTGATCGGCATCCTGCCGGGCAAGATCCTGACCGAGCATCTGATCGAGGAGGTGCCGCCCGAGGGCGGCGAGAAGCGCGCCGATCCGGGGCGCGATCTGGCCAAGGTCGCGGTGGTCGAGCGGCATGGCAAGAACGGCAATATCGCTGTCGGTTTCGTGCGGGGCTTCGGCCTGCAGCGCGGGGCCATCGCCTCGACCGTCTGCCACGATCACCACAACATCGTCGCGGTGGGCGTATCCGAGGCCGACATGGCGCTGGCGGCGACCCGGCTGTCCGAGATCGAGGGGGGCTTCGTCGTGGCCGAGGGCGGGAAGGTCCTGGCCGAGCTGGCGCTGCCGGTCGCGGGGCTGATGAGCCTCGAGACCTTCGAGACGGTCGAGGCGCGGCTGAAGGCGTTGCGCGCGGCGGCAAAGCGCCTTGGCGTGGTACTCGACGAGCCCTTCCTGCAACTGGCCTTCATCGCGCTGCCGGTGATCCCGGCGCTGAAGATCACCGATCGCGGGCTTGTCGATGTCGAGACATTCGAGATCATCGGCTAG
- the eda gene encoding bifunctional 4-hydroxy-2-oxoglutarate aldolase/2-dehydro-3-deoxy-phosphogluconate aldolase, with protein sequence MTPNAASEITEEICRRAPIIPVLVIEDAKLARPLAEALVAGGLPVLEVTLRTPAALDAIREMADVAGSIVGAGTLLTPGDVDAAMAAGARFGVSPGTTPALLDAARAGDLPLLPGAATASEAMALLERGYTVQKFFPAEAAGGAPALKALAGPLQQIRFCPTGGVSPANAASYLSLPNVICAGGSWVAPKDKLEARDWEAITALAREAAALPR encoded by the coding sequence ATGACCCCCAATGCCGCCAGCGAGATCACTGAAGAGATCTGCCGCCGCGCCCCCATCATCCCGGTTCTGGTGATCGAGGACGCAAAGCTGGCCCGGCCGCTGGCCGAGGCGCTGGTGGCGGGTGGATTGCCGGTGCTAGAAGTCACGTTGCGCACCCCCGCCGCCCTCGATGCGATCCGCGAGATGGCGGACGTCGCGGGCAGCATCGTCGGCGCGGGCACGCTCCTGACCCCGGGCGATGTCGATGCCGCCATGGCGGCGGGTGCCCGTTTCGGCGTCTCGCCGGGCACCACGCCCGCGCTGCTCGACGCCGCACGCGCGGGCGATCTGCCGCTGCTGCCGGGCGCCGCCACCGCGAGCGAGGCGATGGCCCTGCTCGAACGCGGCTACACGGTGCAGAAATTCTTCCCGGCCGAGGCTGCGGGCGGCGCGCCCGCCCTGAAGGCGCTGGCAGGCCCGCTGCAACAGATCCGCTTCTGCCCGACCGGCGGCGTCAGCCCGGCAAATGCCGCAAGCTATCTGAGCCTGCCCAACGTGATCTGCGCGGGCGGGTCCTGGGTCGCACCGAAGGACAAGCTCGAGGCCCGCGACTGGGAGGCGATCACCGCACTTGCCCGCGAGGCCGCCGCCCTGCCGCGCTAG
- the edd gene encoding phosphogluconate dehydratase yields the protein MPLHPVLEEVTQAIASRSAATRAAYLDRIATAAEQGPARAHLTCGNQAHAYAASGEAKSLLAEGRAPNLGIVTAYNDMLSAHQPFERFPALIREAARGAGATAQVAGGVPAMCDGVTQGQTGMELSLFSRDVIALSAGVALSHNCFDAAVFMGVCDKIVPGLVIAAASFGHLPAVFLPAGPMTSGLPNDEKAKVRQKYATGEIGRDDLMKAEMESYHGPGTCTFYGTANSNQMLMELMGLHLPGASFVTPNTALRDALTVAGAQRALEITALGNQYTPAGRVLDERAFANGIVGLMATGGSTNLVLHLPAMARAAGIILDIEDFARLSEITPLMARVYPNGLADVNHFHAAGGLGYMIGELLGAGLLHPDTLTIAGEGLARYTREPKLVEGTLSWTEGAGESLNDKILRPSADPFQTTGGLRALSGNLGRGIIKVSAVAEDRHVIEAPARIFQDQEEVKAAFKRGEFTSDTIVVVRFQGPRANGMPELHALTPTLSVLQDRGLKVALVTDGRMSGASGKVPAAIHVSPEAADGGPLARLRDGDVIRLDAPSGRLDVLTEGALDRAPVTPDLSANETGLGRELFAAFRANAKSAAEGAGIVV from the coding sequence ATGCCGCTTCATCCCGTGCTGGAAGAGGTCACCCAAGCCATTGCCAGCCGCTCGGCCGCAACCCGCGCCGCCTATCTCGACCGGATCGCGACGGCCGCCGAACAGGGCCCGGCCCGCGCCCATCTGACCTGCGGAAACCAGGCCCATGCCTATGCCGCCTCGGGCGAGGCCAAGAGCCTTCTCGCCGAAGGCCGCGCGCCCAATCTCGGGATCGTCACCGCCTATAACGACATGCTCTCGGCGCATCAGCCCTTCGAGCGTTTCCCCGCGCTCATCCGCGAGGCCGCGCGCGGGGCCGGCGCCACGGCCCAGGTCGCCGGCGGCGTGCCCGCCATGTGCGACGGCGTCACCCAGGGCCAGACCGGGATGGAGCTGTCGCTGTTCTCGCGCGACGTGATCGCGCTGTCGGCAGGCGTCGCACTCAGCCACAACTGCTTCGACGCGGCGGTCTTCATGGGCGTCTGCGACAAGATCGTGCCGGGCCTCGTGATCGCCGCGGCCAGTTTCGGGCATCTCCCGGCGGTGTTCCTGCCCGCTGGGCCGATGACCTCGGGCCTGCCCAATGACGAAAAGGCGAAGGTCCGGCAGAAATACGCCACCGGAGAGATCGGCCGCGACGACCTGATGAAGGCCGAGATGGAAAGCTATCACGGCCCCGGCACCTGCACCTTCTACGGCACCGCCAATTCCAACCAGATGCTGATGGAGCTGATGGGGCTTCACCTGCCGGGCGCCAGCTTCGTCACCCCGAACACGGCCCTGCGCGACGCGCTGACCGTGGCGGGCGCGCAACGCGCGCTCGAGATCACCGCCCTGGGAAACCAGTATACGCCCGCAGGCCGGGTGCTCGACGAACGCGCCTTTGCCAATGGCATCGTCGGGCTGATGGCGACGGGCGGCTCCACCAACCTCGTGCTGCACCTGCCCGCCATGGCGCGTGCCGCCGGCATCATCCTCGACATCGAGGATTTCGCGCGCCTGTCGGAAATCACCCCGCTGATGGCCCGCGTCTATCCGAACGGGCTGGCCGACGTGAACCATTTCCACGCCGCGGGCGGGCTTGGCTACATGATCGGCGAGCTGCTCGGGGCGGGCCTGCTGCACCCCGATACCCTGACCATAGCGGGCGAGGGCCTCGCGCGCTACACCCGGGAACCGAAGCTCGTCGAGGGAACCCTGAGCTGGACCGAGGGCGCGGGCGAAAGCCTCAACGACAAGATCCTGCGCCCTTCCGCCGATCCGTTCCAGACCACAGGCGGGCTGCGCGCGCTCTCCGGCAATCTGGGGCGCGGCATCATCAAGGTCTCGGCGGTCGCGGAAGACCGCCACGTGATCGAGGCGCCCGCCCGCATCTTCCAGGACCAGGAAGAGGTCAAGGCCGCCTTCAAGCGGGGCGAATTCACCTCGGACACCATCGTCGTCGTCCGCTTCCAGGGCCCGCGCGCCAATGGCATGCCGGAACTCCACGCCCTGACCCCCACGCTCTCGGTACTGCAGGACCGCGGCCTCAAGGTCGCGCTCGTCACCGACGGGCGGATGTCGGGCGCCTCGGGCAAGGTGCCAGCCGCGATCCATGTCTCGCCCGAGGCCGCCGATGGCGGTCCGCTCGCCCGTCTGCGCGACGGCGACGTGATCCGGCTCGACGCGCCCTCGGGGCGGCTCGACGTGCTGACCGAGGGTGCCCTCGACCGCGCGCCCGTCACCCCCGACCTCTCGGCCAACGAGACCGGGCTGGGGCGCGAGCTCTTCGCCGCCTTCCGTGCAAATGCGAAATCCGCGGCCGAAGGCGCAGGGATCGTTGTCTGA
- a CDS encoding RSP_2647 family RNA methyltransferase: MSIEYPTIRLMPKAEARAIRHGFPWVYSDELVMDRRTRALAPGSLAVLEDAERRPLALVAVNPLSRIVARVIDRDPEAGIDTAWFAARIGQALALRERLYQQPFYRLVHAEADGLPGVVIDRFGSAAVVQPNAAWAECRLDALVAALVGVTGVETVVKNGSGRVRGLEGLAEETLVLRGALKGPVPVPMNGATYMADLTGGQKTGLFYDQRPNHAFAAGLAQGGRVLDVFSHVGGFALAALAGGAESALAVDGSEPALALAEAGARASGLDARFATRKGDAFDTLAALGEEGAQFDLVICDPPAFAPSRKALDAGLRAYERVARMAAALVAPGGYLMLCSCSHAADLTKFRAASARGIGKAGRRGPVIYTGFAGPDHPVLPQLAESGYLKALAFRLTE; this comes from the coding sequence ATGAGCATCGAATATCCGACGATCCGCCTCATGCCCAAGGCCGAAGCGCGCGCCATCCGTCACGGCTTTCCCTGGGTCTATTCCGATGAACTGGTCATGGACCGGCGCACCAGGGCGCTGGCGCCCGGCAGCCTTGCGGTGCTGGAGGATGCCGAACGGCGGCCGCTGGCGCTTGTGGCGGTCAATCCGCTGTCGCGGATCGTGGCGCGGGTGATCGACCGCGATCCGGAGGCCGGGATCGATACCGCCTGGTTCGCGGCCCGGATCGGGCAGGCGCTGGCGCTGCGCGAGCGACTTTACCAGCAGCCCTTCTACCGGCTTGTCCATGCCGAGGCCGACGGTCTGCCCGGGGTGGTCATCGACCGTTTCGGCAGCGCCGCGGTGGTGCAGCCCAACGCGGCCTGGGCCGAGTGTCGGCTCGACGCGCTGGTGGCGGCGCTGGTCGGGGTCACGGGCGTCGAGACGGTGGTCAAGAACGGCTCGGGCCGGGTGCGGGGGCTCGAGGGGCTGGCCGAGGAGACGCTGGTCCTGAGGGGCGCGCTCAAGGGACCGGTGCCGGTGCCGATGAATGGCGCGACCTACATGGCCGATCTGACCGGCGGGCAGAAGACGGGGCTGTTCTACGACCAGCGGCCGAATCATGCCTTCGCGGCGGGGCTTGCGCAAGGCGGGCGGGTGCTCGACGTGTTTTCGCACGTGGGCGGCTTTGCGCTGGCGGCGCTTGCCGGAGGAGCCGAGAGCGCGCTGGCGGTCGACGGTTCCGAGCCCGCGCTGGCGCTGGCCGAGGCAGGCGCCAGGGCCTCGGGGCTCGACGCGCGCTTCGCGACCCGGAAGGGCGATGCCTTCGACACGCTGGCGGCGTTGGGGGAGGAAGGTGCGCAATTCGATCTGGTGATCTGCGATCCGCCTGCCTTCGCCCCGTCGAGGAAGGCGCTTGATGCCGGGCTGCGGGCCTATGAGCGGGTGGCGCGGATGGCGGCGGCGCTGGTGGCGCCCGGCGGCTATCTGATGCTTTGTTCCTGTTCGCATGCCGCCGATCTGACGAAATTCCGGGCCGCCAGCGCGCGCGGCATCGGCAAGGCCGGGCGGCGCGGACCGGTCATCTACACGGGCTTTGCCGGCCCCGATCACCCGGTGCTGCCGCAGCTGGCCGAGTCGGGCTATCTGAAGGCGCTGGCCTTCCGCCTGACCGAATGA
- a CDS encoding RSP_2648 family PIN domain-containing protein: MKVLLDACVLYPTVLREILLAVARRGGFTPLWSARILEEWARAARKIGPTGEAQARAEIALLRAAWPGAEVAPKAGLEARLWLPDPNDVHVLAAAIAGGADLLLTFNARDFPGHLLAEEALRRAAPDAFLMDLWLAGPDPVEAAVAEVHAAAERIAGEALERRALLKRARLPRLGKALNEVLNKARD; the protein is encoded by the coding sequence ATGAAGGTCCTGCTGGACGCCTGTGTGCTTTACCCGACCGTGCTGCGCGAGATTCTGCTGGCTGTGGCGCGCCGGGGCGGCTTCACCCCGCTCTGGTCGGCGCGCATTCTCGAGGAATGGGCGCGGGCCGCGCGCAAGATCGGTCCGACCGGCGAGGCGCAGGCACGGGCCGAGATCGCGCTTTTGCGCGCCGCCTGGCCGGGGGCGGAGGTGGCACCGAAGGCGGGGCTCGAGGCGCGCCTCTGGCTGCCCGATCCGAATGACGTGCATGTGCTGGCCGCGGCCATCGCGGGCGGCGCCGATCTTCTGCTGACCTTCAACGCGCGCGACTTTCCGGGCCATCTGCTGGCCGAGGAAGCGCTGCGCCGCGCCGCACCCGACGCGTTCCTGATGGATCTGTGGCTGGCCGGTCCGGACCCGGTCGAGGCGGCGGTCGCCGAGGTGCATGCGGCGGCCGAACGGATCGCGGGCGAGGCGCTGGAGCGGCGCGCGCTGCTCAAGCGGGCGCGCCTGCCGCGGCTGGGCAAGGCCCTGAACGAGGTCCTGAACAAGGCGCGGGACTGA